Proteins from one Sphingomonas sp. HF-S4 genomic window:
- a CDS encoding PAS domain-containing protein, with translation MTSGYAADFLEGGGEMGRRIRAHDWAGHPMGPPEGWPQGLRTVVRLMLTTGHPTLIFWGAPLYCLYNDAFAKSLGPEKHPAMLGAEARVIWAEVWDIAGADIEGVYAGAGSLYLVNQLVPIERHGKLEPVYWTYSYSPIDDAGGVGGVLVLANETTRGVIERRHDALAELADRFRDVEDPDEIAYTAAEMLGQRLGVSRAGYGTIDTQAETIRIERDWNAPGVNSIAGVLNFRDYGSYIDDLKAGRTAVVTDAELDPRTRDTADRLKAISAQAFINMPVTEQGDFVALLFLNHAEARPWTEDEIELIQDVAERTRNAVARREAEQALRKNEARLRFLDTLGRETAQARDADAVMAVTTRLLGEHLAGSDCAYADMEPDEDMFNIRGDWHRADVKSIVGRYSLASFGTLAMVSLKHGHPLVIDDTAVLGEDGAQAFADIGSRAIICMPFLKEGRLTALMAIHDTTPRHWTADELGLLREVTERSWAHIERVRAEAALRESESRLRIAVVGARIGTWDWDLKTMRGRWSPRTCEILGVAEGEDVTDEQRLRTIHPDDRDRAVEAVRQAIRSGTSFATEYRIVRPDGGVRWIATRGIVERDAAGWALRTTGIVRDVTQRREAQEALKALNETLEQQVAARTAERDRMWRLSGDLFLVIGQRWEIRAVNPAVTPLLGYTPEEVVGERFVRFFHPDEFEQLTLAIRVVAQAPLRDFVARLRAKDGTWRRFAWSAATGQGEAYVIGRDVTEEVERREELERAQEALRQAQKMESLGQLTGGVAHDFNNLLTPILGSLDLLRRRIAGEREQRWVAAALESAERARTLVQRLLAFARRQPLRPGPVDLAALVTGMSDLIASTSGPQIKLGLDLAEPVPAALADANQLEMAVLNLAVNARDAMPDGGQLTLSVHPETLEEGHRSELLPGHYVRLCVADTGAGMDEETMARAVEPFFSTKGIGKGTGLGLSMVHGLVSQLGGAMLLSSKPGLGTLVELYLPVAEGEPNAEHQPRTASIGDAAGTVLLVDDEAPVRAATGELLRDLGYRVIEAEGAREALAYLAGYPVDYLVTDHLMPGMQGSDLVREVRTRHPGVKTLIVSGYADLDGISPDLPRLAKPFRQDELAASLAGLG, from the coding sequence ATGACCAGCGGATACGCGGCAGACTTTCTGGAAGGCGGCGGCGAGATGGGCCGGCGCATCCGCGCGCACGACTGGGCCGGCCACCCGATGGGCCCGCCCGAAGGCTGGCCGCAGGGGCTGCGCACCGTGGTGCGGCTGATGCTCACCACCGGCCACCCGACGCTGATCTTCTGGGGTGCCCCGCTTTATTGCCTCTACAACGACGCCTTCGCCAAGTCGCTGGGGCCGGAGAAGCACCCGGCGATGCTTGGTGCGGAGGCGCGGGTGATTTGGGCCGAAGTGTGGGACATCGCCGGCGCCGACATCGAGGGCGTGTATGCGGGCGCGGGCTCGCTCTACCTCGTCAACCAGCTCGTACCGATCGAGCGCCACGGAAAGCTCGAGCCGGTATATTGGACCTATAGCTACAGCCCGATCGACGACGCCGGCGGCGTCGGCGGCGTGCTGGTGCTCGCCAACGAGACGACGCGCGGGGTGATCGAGCGGCGTCACGACGCCCTCGCCGAGCTGGCCGACCGCTTTCGCGATGTCGAGGATCCCGACGAGATCGCCTATACCGCCGCCGAGATGCTCGGGCAGCGGCTCGGGGTGAGCCGCGCGGGATACGGCACGATCGACACCCAGGCCGAAACGATCCGCATCGAGCGCGACTGGAATGCGCCGGGGGTGAACAGCATCGCGGGGGTGCTGAACTTCCGCGACTACGGCAGCTATATCGACGACCTGAAGGCCGGTCGCACCGCGGTGGTGACCGACGCCGAGCTCGATCCGCGCACCCGCGACACCGCCGACCGCCTCAAGGCGATCAGCGCGCAGGCCTTCATCAATATGCCGGTTACCGAACAGGGCGATTTCGTCGCCTTGTTGTTCCTCAACCATGCCGAGGCGCGGCCCTGGACCGAGGACGAGATCGAGCTGATCCAGGACGTCGCCGAACGGACGCGCAACGCGGTCGCCCGGCGCGAGGCTGAGCAGGCGCTCCGCAAAAACGAGGCGCGACTGCGCTTCCTCGACACGCTGGGGAGAGAAACCGCGCAGGCCAGGGATGCCGACGCCGTGATGGCGGTGACGACGCGGCTGCTCGGCGAGCATCTCGCCGGCTCGGACTGTGCCTATGCCGACATGGAACCCGACGAGGACATGTTCAACATCCGTGGCGACTGGCACCGCGCCGACGTGAAGAGCATCGTCGGGCGCTACAGCCTCGCCAGCTTCGGCACCCTCGCGATGGTCAGCCTAAAGCACGGCCATCCGCTGGTCATCGACGACACCGCCGTGCTCGGCGAAGACGGCGCGCAGGCGTTTGCCGATATCGGCAGCCGCGCGATCATTTGCATGCCGTTCCTCAAGGAAGGCCGGCTCACCGCGCTGATGGCGATCCACGACACCACCCCGCGCCACTGGACGGCCGACGAGCTCGGGCTGCTACGCGAAGTCACCGAGCGGAGCTGGGCGCATATCGAGCGCGTCCGCGCCGAGGCGGCGTTGCGCGAGAGCGAGAGCCGGCTGCGGATTGCCGTCGTCGGCGCGCGGATCGGCACCTGGGACTGGGATCTGAAGACGATGCGCGGGCGCTGGTCGCCGCGGACTTGCGAGATCCTCGGCGTCGCGGAGGGCGAGGACGTCACCGACGAGCAGCGGCTGCGGACGATCCATCCCGACGACCGCGACCGGGCGGTCGAGGCGGTGCGCCAGGCGATCCGATCGGGCACTAGCTTCGCCACCGAATATCGCATCGTTCGTCCCGATGGCGGGGTGCGCTGGATCGCGACGCGCGGGATCGTCGAGCGCGACGCGGCAGGCTGGGCGCTCCGCACCACCGGAATCGTCCGCGACGTGACTCAGCGGCGCGAGGCGCAGGAGGCGCTCAAGGCGCTCAACGAGACGCTCGAGCAGCAGGTTGCAGCGCGCACCGCCGAGCGCGACCGGATGTGGCGGCTGAGTGGGGACTTGTTTCTCGTCATCGGCCAGCGCTGGGAAATCCGCGCGGTCAATCCCGCGGTGACGCCGCTGCTCGGCTACACGCCCGAGGAGGTGGTGGGCGAGCGCTTCGTCCGCTTCTTCCATCCCGACGAATTCGAGCAATTGACGCTGGCGATCCGCGTGGTGGCGCAGGCACCGCTGCGCGACTTCGTCGCCCGGCTGCGCGCCAAGGACGGGACGTGGCGGCGCTTCGCCTGGAGCGCCGCGACCGGCCAGGGCGAAGCCTATGTGATCGGCCGCGACGTGACCGAGGAAGTCGAGCGGCGCGAGGAACTGGAGCGCGCGCAAGAGGCGCTGCGCCAGGCGCAGAAGATGGAGTCGCTGGGGCAACTCACCGGCGGCGTCGCGCACGACTTCAACAACCTGCTCACCCCGATCCTCGGCAGCCTCGACCTGCTGCGGCGGCGGATCGCGGGCGAGCGCGAGCAGCGCTGGGTCGCCGCCGCGCTCGAATCGGCCGAGCGCGCGCGGACGCTGGTGCAGCGGCTGCTCGCCTTCGCGCGCCGCCAGCCGCTGCGCCCCGGCCCGGTCGACCTCGCCGCGCTGGTCACCGGCATGTCCGATCTGATCGCGAGCACCTCGGGGCCGCAGATCAAGCTGGGGCTCGACCTGGCCGAGCCGGTACCCGCAGCGCTGGCCGATGCCAACCAGCTTGAAATGGCGGTGCTCAACCTGGCGGTCAACGCGCGCGACGCGATGCCCGATGGCGGCCAGCTGACGCTTTCGGTCCATCCCGAAACGCTCGAGGAAGGACACCGCTCGGAGCTACTGCCCGGACACTATGTGCGGCTGTGCGTCGCCGATACCGGCGCGGGTATGGACGAGGAGACGATGGCGCGCGCTGTCGAGCCGTTCTTCTCGACCAAGGGAATCGGCAAGGGCACCGGGCTCGGTCTGTCGATGGTCCACGGGCTGGTCTCGCAGCTCGGCGGGGCAATGCTGCTGTCGAGCAAGCCGGGGCTCGGCACGCTGGTCGAGCTCTATCTTCCAGTCGCGGAGGGCGAACCCAATGCCGAACACCAGCCCCGCACCGCGTCGATCGGCGACGCCGCGGGAACCGTGCTGCTGGTCGACGACGAAGCGCCGGTGCGCGCCGCCACGGGCGAACTGCTCCGCGACCTGGGCTATCGCGTGATCGAGGCGGAGGGCGCGCGCGAGGCGCTGGCCTATCTGGCGGGGTACCCCGTCGACTATCTGGTCACCGATCATCTGATGCCGGGGATGCAGGGCTCCGATCTGGTGCGCGAGGTTCGCACGCGGCATCCTGGCGTGAAGACGCTGATCGTCTCGGGCTATGCCGATCTTGACGGCATCTCGCCCGACCTGCCCCGCCTCGCCAAGCCGTTCCGCCAGGATGAGCTCGCGGCGAGCCTGGCGGGGCTGGGGTGA
- a CDS encoding TonB-dependent receptor, with translation MKKGLSGVLVGLLATTAMVAPAWAQDAAPGAAEDNQVVEQGEDIVVTGIRASQQAAVDIKRNETAIVDAISAEDIGKLPDVTIVDALQRISGVQIQRNAGEGSTVNIRGLPQVITLLNGEQYLSAGNLGTAQPNLNDVPAQLMSSVVVYKTQDLRNALSGISGTIDLRTRRPFDLDRGLVVSAQGEYQRGANTKHNDYLFSGLASWRNDTIGIMIGAAKSKAILGNSYAGTGGSVFGKNDWGASGPNYVEPHGYEFFNREVERDRLGINGAIQLKLGEGFTVTGEVFHTELTEHNRASGVNISNRWNGLGWTTPTNSAPSGVQSGGQPWLDVDEYDLDVWWFNSFSVNRTAKNKSTNYNLSVEYDEDGPFTFSARALKSNANMRSMNGQVQGDLSNWQYSPDRAFTLFRNPADRTRGTFYPASIASQYPASQYSNGVIGSNGGRYINPNPLGYGSDPQLHLDLRGSNPAISGFDRVVGGGLGANSTLKDYMSNLDSYTVAAFSSEGNQENHSDLGVFRADGSYEFEDGGLFGLLGRVDVGVRRSDRSTQIRNFHLFSNFYAGNGASVAGGCSAQWKAIDVVMNQNQCQAGEFVSNPAFNPAGTIAAAPGNCGDGAPNTATCFQGYTVNRPTKLNAYNNVRFQTNWGGVVNGMPGMWVVDPKDFDDVVAFQNRVFGNTEEVIIPGNTYDVDLVEESAYLNTSWATGGFKLTGGLKVINTKLTVKQNLTGETRNYGDTNLDTGDVVTRRSYTDFLPTAIASFDITPNLRVRAAFAKTMIPLDLGSYGGGLTINTADSPGPTPANPNAAPLGVRQVTGASSGGNPQLNPWRSNNYDLSLEYYLGRATLFNIGLFKLDINSFIDSGQTTGEFPDQDGVIRRTVPVNQPIQGKGGSLQGLEVGAKIAFSDVFDTPFLRNFGLDANYTYSDSEQRRLDLTGERLPFQDNSKHQVNLVGWYQDDHFQARVAYNYRTKRLASTVGNYQIGMDGTTPINGTIPLFQDTSQYVDVNLTYNVNDQIAIYANGSNVFGERERYFFQFDDDSRQYASQNRFEPRYSAGVRVRF, from the coding sequence ATGAAGAAGGGGTTATCAGGGGTACTCGTCGGGCTGCTCGCCACTACGGCGATGGTGGCGCCGGCCTGGGCGCAGGATGCGGCGCCGGGCGCCGCCGAGGACAATCAGGTCGTCGAGCAGGGCGAGGACATCGTCGTCACCGGCATCCGCGCCTCGCAGCAGGCGGCGGTCGACATCAAGCGCAACGAGACCGCGATCGTCGATGCGATCTCGGCCGAGGATATCGGCAAGCTGCCCGACGTGACGATCGTCGACGCGCTCCAGCGCATCTCCGGCGTCCAGATCCAGCGCAACGCGGGCGAAGGCTCGACGGTCAACATCCGCGGCCTGCCGCAGGTCATCACGCTGCTCAACGGCGAGCAATATCTGAGCGCGGGCAATCTCGGCACCGCGCAGCCGAACCTCAACGACGTCCCCGCCCAGCTGATGAGCTCGGTGGTGGTGTACAAGACGCAGGACCTGCGCAACGCGCTCTCGGGCATTTCGGGCACGATCGACCTGCGCACGCGCCGGCCGTTCGACCTCGACCGCGGCCTCGTCGTCTCGGCGCAGGGCGAATATCAGCGCGGTGCCAACACCAAGCACAACGACTATCTGTTCAGCGGCCTCGCCAGCTGGCGCAACGACACGATCGGCATCATGATCGGCGCCGCCAAGAGCAAGGCGATCCTGGGCAACAGCTATGCCGGCACCGGCGGCAGCGTGTTCGGCAAGAACGATTGGGGCGCCAGCGGTCCGAACTATGTCGAGCCGCACGGCTATGAATTCTTCAATCGCGAAGTCGAGCGCGACCGCCTAGGCATCAACGGCGCGATCCAGTTGAAGCTCGGCGAAGGCTTCACCGTCACCGGCGAGGTATTCCACACCGAGCTGACCGAGCACAATCGCGCTTCCGGCGTCAACATCTCGAACCGCTGGAACGGCCTGGGCTGGACCACGCCGACCAATTCGGCGCCCTCGGGCGTCCAGAGCGGTGGCCAGCCCTGGCTCGACGTCGACGAATATGACCTCGACGTGTGGTGGTTCAATTCCTTCTCGGTCAATCGCACCGCGAAGAACAAGTCGACCAACTACAATCTGTCGGTCGAGTATGACGAAGACGGGCCGTTCACCTTCTCGGCGCGCGCGCTCAAGTCGAACGCCAACATGCGCAGCATGAACGGCCAGGTGCAGGGCGATCTCAGCAATTGGCAGTACAGCCCGGACCGCGCCTTCACGCTGTTCCGCAACCCCGCGGACCGCACCCGCGGCACCTTCTATCCGGCGAGCATCGCGTCGCAATATCCGGCGTCGCAATATTCTAACGGAGTCATCGGCTCGAACGGCGGGCGCTACATCAATCCCAATCCGCTCGGCTACGGCTCGGATCCGCAGCTCCATCTCGACCTGCGCGGGAGCAATCCGGCGATCAGCGGCTTCGATCGGGTCGTCGGCGGGGGGCTGGGCGCCAACTCGACGCTCAAGGACTATATGTCCAACCTCGACAGCTACACCGTCGCGGCCTTCTCGTCCGAGGGCAACCAGGAAAACCATTCGGATCTCGGCGTCTTCCGCGCCGACGGCAGCTACGAGTTCGAGGACGGCGGGTTGTTCGGCCTGCTCGGGCGCGTCGATGTCGGCGTGCGCCGCTCGGATCGCTCGACCCAGATTCGCAACTTCCACCTGTTCTCGAACTTCTATGCGGGCAACGGGGCCAGCGTGGCGGGCGGCTGCTCGGCGCAGTGGAAGGCGATCGACGTCGTCATGAACCAGAACCAGTGCCAGGCGGGCGAGTTCGTCTCGAACCCGGCGTTCAATCCGGCGGGCACGATCGCCGCCGCGCCGGGCAATTGCGGCGATGGTGCGCCGAACACGGCGACCTGCTTCCAGGGCTATACGGTCAACCGCCCGACCAAGCTCAATGCGTACAACAACGTCCGCTTCCAGACCAATTGGGGCGGCGTGGTCAACGGCATGCCGGGCATGTGGGTGGTCGATCCCAAGGATTTCGACGACGTCGTCGCGTTCCAGAACCGGGTGTTCGGCAATACCGAGGAAGTGATCATTCCCGGTAACACCTATGATGTCGATCTGGTCGAGGAGAGCGCCTATCTTAACACGTCCTGGGCGACCGGCGGGTTCAAGCTGACCGGCGGGCTCAAGGTGATCAACACCAAGCTCACCGTGAAGCAGAACCTGACCGGCGAGACGCGCAACTATGGCGACACCAATCTCGATACCGGCGACGTGGTGACGCGGCGGTCGTACACCGACTTCCTGCCCACCGCGATCGCATCGTTCGACATCACGCCGAACCTCCGCGTCCGCGCGGCCTTCGCAAAGACGATGATCCCGCTCGATCTGGGCAGCTACGGCGGCGGCCTGACCATCAACACCGCCGACTCGCCGGGGCCGACGCCGGCCAACCCCAATGCGGCGCCGCTCGGCGTGCGGCAGGTGACGGGCGCCAGCTCGGGCGGCAATCCGCAGCTCAATCCGTGGCGGTCGAACAATTACGACCTGAGCCTCGAATATTATCTGGGCCGCGCGACGTTGTTCAACATCGGCCTGTTCAAGCTCGACATCAACAGCTTCATCGACTCAGGACAGACCACCGGCGAATTCCCCGACCAGGACGGCGTGATCCGCCGCACCGTGCCGGTGAACCAGCCGATCCAGGGCAAGGGCGGTTCGCTCCAGGGGCTCGAAGTCGGCGCCAAGATCGCGTTCAGCGACGTGTTCGACACGCCGTTCCTGCGCAATTTCGGTCTCGACGCCAACTACACCTATTCGGACTCCGAACAGCGCCGGCTCGACCTGACCGGCGAGCGGCTGCCATTCCAGGACAATTCGAAGCATCAGGTGAACCTGGTCGGCTGGTATCAGGACGACCATTTCCAGGCGCGCGTGGCGTACAACTACCGTACCAAGCGGCTGGCCTCGACGGTGGGCAACTACCAGATCGGCATGGATGGAACGACGCCGATCAACGGCACCATCCCGCTGTTCCAGGATACGAGCCAATATGTCGACGTGAACCTCACCTACAACGTCAACGATCAGATCGCGATCTACGCCAACGGTTCGAACGTGTTCGGCGAACGCGAGCGCTACTTCTTCCAGTTCGACGACGACTCGCGCCAGTACGCGTCGCAGAACCGGTTCGAGCCGCGTTATTCGGCGGGCGTGCGCGTCCGCTTCTAA
- a CDS encoding tryptophan halogenase family protein, whose protein sequence is MSIGGRPANANAIERVVIVGGGTAGWMAAAALSAHLAGTGVAITLIESSDIGTVGVGEATIPTIRRFYAALGMSDAEVMQACDATAKLGIRFVDWLRDGQSFVHPFGRFGQDLKGLDFHHYWLKARAGGDPAPLGDYSLGALLAAEGHATLPAPDPGSQLGIFDWALHFDAALFAQHMRRFAERTGVTRIDARITEVALRSADGFIEALTLDSGVLVEGDLFVDCSGFRSLLLGEALGVGYEDWAHWLLCDGAFAVQSERAGPPPSCTTVTARSAGWQWRIPLRQREGNGLVFSSRFQGDDAAREELLANVPGKPTMEPRKLRFTPGRRKAAWAKNCVALGLAAGFLEPLESTSIALIETGIERLKQLFPDRDFDPAVIAEYNEQSGEEMERVRDFLILHYKLNGRSGAFWQACRDMAVPDSLDAKLALWRARGAFVRYRWEMFSPASWLAIYAGFEDLPTRLDPAVAGVSDAQLTRSLEAMRRSLRDTVADTPTHQEFLEIMDAAAAQGRAA, encoded by the coding sequence ATGAGCATTGGGGGAAGGCCAGCGAACGCGAACGCCATAGAGCGGGTCGTCATCGTGGGCGGAGGCACGGCGGGCTGGATGGCCGCGGCGGCGCTCTCGGCGCACCTTGCCGGCACCGGAGTCGCGATCACCCTGATCGAGAGCTCGGATATCGGCACGGTCGGCGTCGGCGAGGCGACGATCCCCACCATCCGCCGCTTCTACGCCGCGCTCGGCATGTCCGACGCCGAAGTGATGCAGGCGTGCGACGCCACTGCCAAGCTCGGCATCCGCTTCGTCGATTGGCTGCGCGACGGGCAAAGCTTCGTCCATCCCTTCGGCCGCTTCGGGCAGGATCTGAAGGGCCTTGATTTCCACCATTATTGGCTCAAGGCCCGCGCCGGGGGCGATCCCGCGCCGCTCGGCGACTATTCGCTGGGGGCGCTGCTCGCCGCGGAGGGCCATGCCACCTTGCCCGCGCCGGATCCCGGCTCGCAGCTCGGCATCTTCGATTGGGCGCTGCACTTCGATGCGGCGCTGTTCGCGCAGCATATGCGCCGCTTCGCCGAGCGCACGGGCGTCACGCGCATCGATGCGCGCATAACCGAGGTCGCGCTGCGTAGCGCGGACGGCTTCATCGAGGCACTGACCCTCGACAGCGGCGTGCTGGTGGAGGGCGATCTGTTCGTCGATTGCTCGGGCTTCCGCTCGCTGCTGCTCGGCGAGGCGCTGGGCGTCGGGTACGAGGACTGGGCGCACTGGCTGCTCTGCGACGGCGCCTTCGCGGTGCAGAGCGAGCGGGCAGGGCCGCCGCCTTCGTGCACCACCGTCACCGCGCGCAGCGCCGGCTGGCAATGGCGCATCCCGTTGCGGCAGCGCGAGGGCAACGGCCTGGTCTTTTCCAGCCGATTCCAGGGTGATGACGCGGCGCGCGAAGAACTGCTCGCAAACGTGCCCGGCAAGCCGACGATGGAGCCGCGAAAACTGCGCTTCACGCCGGGCCGCCGCAAGGCTGCCTGGGCAAAGAACTGCGTCGCGCTGGGCCTGGCCGCGGGCTTCCTCGAGCCGCTGGAATCGACCAGCATCGCGCTGATCGAGACCGGGATCGAGCGGCTCAAGCAGCTCTTCCCCGACAGGGACTTCGATCCCGCCGTCATCGCCGAATATAACGAGCAGTCCGGCGAGGAGATGGAGCGCGTTCGCGACTTCCTGATCCTTCACTACAAGCTCAATGGGCGGTCCGGCGCCTTCTGGCAGGCGTGCCGCGATATGGCGGTGCCCGACAGCCTGGACGCCAAGCTGGCGCTGTGGCGCGCCCGCGGCGCCTTCGTCCGCTATCGCTGGGAGATGTTTTCGCCCGCGAGCTGGCTCGCGATCTATGCCGGGTTCGAGGATCTGCCGACGCGGCTGGATCCTGCCGTTGCCGGAGTGAGCGATGCCCAGCTCACGCGTTCGCTAGAAGCGATGCGCCGCTCGCTCCGCGACACCGTTGCCGATACGCCCACGCATCAGGAGTTCCTCGAGATCATGGACGCCGCAGCCGCGCAGGGCAGGGCGGCATGA
- a CDS encoding tryptophan halogenase family protein — protein MKAPDALRKVCIVGGGTAGWIAAAVMAHHFKGELFEIELVESDDIGTIGVGESTIPPFMELIAKLGINEQDFVRATQASFKLGIEFEDWHRKGERYFHPFGTIGQQVELSEFYQCWLKAKLSGQPFELMDFAPAAAMAREGRFMLPFKAHKTPIGGAAYALHVDAKRVAQFLRAHAEERGVRRTEGIVSDVALDDRGFVSTLTLKDGREVTADFFIDCSGFRALLIEKALGVGYEDWSQWLFCDRAIAAQTRNVGSPRPYTLAHAQDYGWRWRIPLQHRTGNGHVFCSEFLSDDAATRILLDQVEGEVVAGPMVVPFKTGVRDKIWHRNVLSLGLASGFIEPLESTAIHLIYRGMDFFFRFLPDRHCDPRLAAEYNRRMAADYVEIRDFIVLHYCTTQRDDTPFWRKCRDMKLPDSLNERIELFRANGVLREGHDELFRAVSWQSVLDGMGIRPATWHPLVDRIDETWLFDAMRNHRDQLDQVAATLPTHQAFIDAHCRAEPIDLG, from the coding sequence ATGAAGGCCCCCGACGCGCTCCGGAAGGTCTGCATCGTCGGCGGCGGCACCGCCGGCTGGATCGCCGCGGCGGTGATGGCGCACCACTTCAAGGGCGAGCTCTTCGAGATCGAACTGGTCGAAAGCGACGATATCGGCACGATCGGCGTCGGCGAGAGCACGATCCCGCCCTTCATGGAGCTGATCGCCAAGCTCGGCATCAATGAGCAGGACTTCGTTCGCGCGACCCAGGCGAGCTTCAAGCTCGGCATCGAGTTCGAGGACTGGCACCGCAAGGGCGAGCGCTATTTCCATCCCTTCGGCACGATCGGCCAGCAGGTCGAACTCAGCGAATTCTACCAATGCTGGCTCAAGGCCAAGCTCAGCGGCCAGCCCTTCGAGTTGATGGACTTCGCCCCCGCCGCCGCGATGGCGCGCGAAGGCCGCTTCATGCTGCCGTTCAAGGCGCACAAGACACCGATCGGCGGCGCGGCCTATGCGCTGCATGTCGATGCCAAGCGCGTCGCGCAATTCCTGCGGGCGCATGCCGAGGAACGCGGCGTCAGGCGCACCGAAGGCATCGTCTCGGACGTCGCGCTCGACGATCGCGGGTTCGTTTCGACGCTGACGCTCAAGGACGGCCGCGAAGTAACTGCGGACTTCTTCATCGATTGCTCCGGCTTCCGCGCGCTGCTGATCGAGAAGGCGCTCGGCGTCGGCTATGAGGATTGGTCGCAGTGGCTGTTCTGCGATCGCGCGATCGCCGCGCAGACCCGGAATGTCGGCTCGCCGCGACCCTACACGCTGGCGCACGCACAGGACTATGGCTGGCGATGGCGCATCCCGCTCCAGCACCGCACCGGCAACGGCCATGTCTTCTGCTCGGAGTTCCTGTCAGACGACGCGGCGACGCGTATCCTGCTCGACCAGGTGGAGGGCGAGGTCGTTGCCGGGCCGATGGTGGTGCCGTTCAAGACCGGGGTGCGCGACAAGATCTGGCACAGGAACGTGCTGTCGCTCGGGCTCGCCTCGGGGTTCATCGAGCCGCTCGAATCCACCGCGATCCACCTGATCTATCGCGGGATGGATTTCTTCTTCCGCTTCTTGCCAGATCGCCATTGCGACCCGCGGCTGGCTGCCGAATATAACCGCCGCATGGCCGCGGACTATGTCGAGATCCGCGACTTCATCGTCCTTCATTATTGCACCACGCAGCGCGACGACACGCCGTTCTGGCGCAAGTGCCGTGACATGAAGCTGCCCGACAGCCTCAACGAGCGGATCGAGCTGTTCCGCGCCAACGGCGTGCTGCGCGAGGGGCATGACGAGCTGTTCCGCGCAGTGAGCTGGCAGTCGGTGCTCGACGGGATGGGCATCCGCCCCGCGACCTGGCACCCGCTGGTCGATCGCATCGACGAGACCTGGCTGTTCGACGCGATGCGCAACCACCGCGATCAGCTCGACCAGGTCGCGGCGACCCTGCCGACGCATCAGGCCTTCATCGACGCGCACTGCCGCGCCGAGCCGATCGACCTAGGCTGA
- a CDS encoding LacI family DNA-binding transcriptional regulator, whose translation MHQKRAITIKDVAAEAGVSFQTVSRVINNGPNVTPAMRERVMNAVDKLGYVPSLAARRLGGSRSYLVLAFNDRRPTLEGWQSRRGNDWVDQMLYGGMLKCAEHGYRMLFELVDSHSDALEAQVRAAISALHPDGVILTPPHSDDARITELLHQGGLTFARLGSRREGEGFAVYMDDEAAARAATKYLLDLGHTRIAYIEGHPEYAISGDRLRGFRGAIESRGLAIRPEYLQPGDFTYEAGTRAMATLAKLDPPPTAVLASSDEVALGVLHAAAPLGLSIPRDLSIVSFDDTPTMRMSVPSLTAIRQPIAAMTAKAAELLIEAKAKGLEGSSRHLLPFEFIVRDSTAQPR comes from the coding sequence ATGCACCAGAAGCGCGCGATCACGATCAAGGACGTCGCGGCCGAGGCGGGTGTCTCGTTCCAGACGGTGTCGCGCGTCATCAACAACGGCCCTAACGTCACCCCGGCAATGCGCGAGCGGGTGATGAACGCGGTCGACAAGCTCGGCTATGTCCCCAGCCTCGCCGCGCGGCGGCTGGGCGGATCGCGCTCGTATCTGGTGCTCGCGTTCAACGATCGCCGCCCTACGCTCGAAGGCTGGCAGTCGCGGCGCGGCAACGACTGGGTCGATCAGATGCTCTATGGCGGCATGCTGAAGTGTGCCGAGCATGGCTATCGCATGCTGTTCGAGCTGGTCGATTCCCATTCGGACGCGCTGGAGGCGCAGGTCCGGGCCGCGATCTCGGCGCTCCATCCCGACGGCGTGATCCTCACGCCCCCGCACAGCGACGACGCACGGATCACCGAACTGCTCCACCAGGGTGGTCTCACTTTCGCGCGGCTCGGCTCGCGCCGCGAAGGGGAGGGCTTCGCGGTCTATATGGACGACGAGGCGGCAGCGCGCGCCGCGACCAAGTACCTGCTCGATCTGGGCCACACTCGCATCGCCTATATCGAGGGGCACCCCGAGTATGCGATCAGCGGCGACCGACTGCGCGGGTTTCGTGGCGCGATCGAGAGCAGGGGGCTGGCGATCCGCCCCGAATATCTCCAGCCCGGCGATTTCACGTATGAGGCGGGAACCCGGGCGATGGCGACACTCGCGAAGCTCGACCCGCCGCCAACCGCGGTGCTCGCGAGCAGCGACGAAGTCGCGCTCGGCGTGCTGCATGCCGCGGCGCCGCTCGGCCTGTCGATTCCGCGCGACCTGTCGATCGTCAGCTTCGACGACACGCCGACGATGCGGATGAGCGTGCCGTCGCTGACCGCAATCCGCCAGCCGATCGCGGCGATGACGGCCAAGGCCGCCGAACTGCTGATCGAGGCGAAGGCCAAGGGGCTCGAGGGCAGCAGTCGCCACTTGTTGCCCTTCGAATTCATCGTCCGCGATTCGACCGCGCAGCCGCGTTGA